A genome region from Plasmodium vivax chromosome 11, whole genome shotgun sequence includes the following:
- a CDS encoding hypothetical protein, conserved (encoded by transcript PVX_115170A) translates to MDVDDNGAKFFGMNKYENYINQKKPKENKNGISNGKGEDIDRATGEYDKIDAHEENDQSYEGFVTISDQSSCVSSVYRNDYYDDDEEEVQEDEDKDGDEQNANRADEDEKFNSVNGTNRSSSPYHPHRNVKNSSDDSMSDEEYATYIDQKEKYVNKILNRGDTNSYEDNDAFLESLEKPGKNLGKKSNWKRLFSFSKNGHPAERNEGIRPSERSEPVEKAARYGEADSDQPKSASCANESSPQGEGSSGDPRDGSSDNHTGGNSDAAREGDEGKGGKNGKEEEECKDGKDDKEDEDCKDGKGGQNDDEDEEEDDLYSVISGSEGDNEIFLATHRSNNAGTAAPPTEAQRQDREIPRKEEHQTGAAPAPRRIKFEDEIVQSAEADKGTTPNKEERRDEKKEQIAASPRRANTTLSEQDTKKRHREKEKHFQNKKNYEFKKLVSSTINTCHPKIKSANDTEDILRNMEKISQIVILDDRRRGSGANESEEEEESANSLYDDVDNILDDRKKIYMKKKNEYLMRKTQRDGFTDTAENKKGSQESGTGNPTGEQKSSAGRTTPAEAKAAKAEGEAERTDFMYYLNHDMIELNENVFKLYHGTCDYTHRNLCARNIINIVPHLHNIYERKNLSYIKDSPNFQEVYRVVPEWKNSFEMLNKKAQQDTEDMKNVLRRIENIQNDLDELGRDLTEDKKEFENIKFETVQHESMITNLEKKSKTLIKGVLKLDNMSFKLKKIHNITTNNMNNFTIVEYVNRLLKYMDGALTDYSQLFSEEKTMDILRFQPIDNVYNFLTNTDDESCFIMSLLREELKDMILEKKEQMQNIIRRTTLYNAYDTNSYKEHITNTLNKQTLIINRLKCNIHSNVILLFQMYEKFAKKNLKVVKIGENQIKNYLNEETKASYIIKSVNDNNKKISKYFNCINFTRNKPIIHPFFIHFCLSDNFVHHFITFILDPLPDDHQKNFLQYCSVPGFNSPLFVEKIVKLYRQEEQFTKSDTTYDFRSAYSRIILPDYPNVCNNSYPNQQYERWNEENQYLIALKTASDCCFKSLLENNQFDHLSSMDSNNAFNLFHYIPEAITNMSSGSAVPNQASYSPLHSNNNFNFSMSSGGPLSFGMANFGASNKFGLSSSFANNSMMVNNGSALGSSASGMFARSGGNPFPACASSPAGVFGSFNAAPTTSGMNQFGGPSQFGSPSNTFNPSSASSLSVSGFNQNRSNSFVGGMLGSANSVATAGNATQLGGSSSMFGGAANTSAGMFGSNFKPGVASSMFGNNPAGNVSGNVSGNLAASLAANQPANQPANQPGGGASNLFGAGGSASSGNFFNSGSGSGALGMSTNTGLFNQGSSANTNSPLFGGLSSSSANMANAQFAKSGQMGSSNLFNSGPSAAAGMGISSLSNNSGNMFGSLNNQSNTNMFASNNNSGTPFGKNFSTGSGSQLKDSMFPSAQPSSRNQMMSSNFFSANKDMMSTATNSGSFFSNTTGNTPTGVNSGASAFGSKQNFGTPDMISGGMNSSHASQSGNLFNRGGMYDGQMSAVPGATTFNNLSSNSGSRMDNSLSANKYGNYFQNNGPSKSNIFAAGANNLSSGSNTSLFQANSSNKNSHMFSNPGSNNPPMGSMFASSVGSGNVGGGNLSSLSYNNSGNRNAMSNLLSAQNNSQFRSPLGMMGGNNPPANNSNNLFLPNHNNSSFMFPNQNKGISNPTTHENKLFQNAGSSFLANNKPGMASPSNMSSMSSSFFQKSTCSSLNQSKGSMPTFGSSSNPGNFGLVNHNAGIMGGNIGGSMGGNIGGSISGNVGGSISGNISGSIPGSSNVNRFQQNSSSNFPSAFSPSNKGNTIFSR, encoded by the coding sequence ATGGATGTAGATGACAATGGCGCAAAGTTTTTTGGcatgaataaatatgaaaattacataaatcaaaaaaaacccaaagaAAATAAGAACGGCATTTCAAACGGAAAGGGGGAGGACATAGATCGCGCCACTGGAGAATACGATAAGATTGACGCACACGAGGAGAATGACCAGTCGTACGAAGGATTCGTCACCATTTCAGACCAGTCTTCATGTGTGAGCTCCGTTTACAGAAACGATTATTatgatgacgatgaggaggaggtgcAGGAGGATGAGGATAAGGATGGGGATGAGCAAAATGCCAACCGTGCCGATGAAGACGAAAAGTTTAACTCCGTGAATGGGACCAACCGGTCGAGCTCACCCTATCACCCCCACAGGAACGTCAAAAACAGTTCCGACGACTCCATGTCAGATGAGGAATACGCAACGTATATAGATCAGAAGGAAAAGTATGTGAATAAAATTCTCAACAGAGGGGACACCAATAGTTACGAAGACAACGATGCTTTCTTGGAATCGCTCGAAAAGCCAGGGAAAAATTTGGGGAAGAAAAGCAACTGGAAGAggcttttttccttcagcaAGAATGGCCACCCAGCGGAGAGAAACGAAGGGATTAGACCCTCCGAGCGTAGCGAACCCGTAGAGAAGGCGGCTCGTTACGGGGAAGCGGACAGTGATCAACCGAAAAGTGCAAGTTGCGCGAATGAGAGTTCGCCGCAGGGGGAGGGCAGTTCGGGCGATCCTCGCGATGGTAGCAGTGATAACCACACGGGTGGGAACTCCGATGCGGCGCGCGAGGGGGACGAAGGAAAAGGCGGTAAAAACGgtaaagaagaggaggagtgTAAAGACGGTAAAGATGACAAAGAAGACGAAGACTGTAAAGACGGTAAAGGCGGCCAAAACGACGATGAGgacgaggaagaggacgacCTGTACTCCGTCATCAGCGGGTCCGAGGGGGACAACGAAATTTTCCTCGCCACGCACAGAAGCAACAACGCGGGCACGGCGGCCCCACCAACAGAAGCCCAGCGGCAGGATAGAGAAATCCCCAGGAAGGAGGAACACCAAACAGGTGCGGCCCCTGCACCTAGGAGGATTAAATTCGAAGACGAAATAGTGCAAAGCGCCGAAGCGGATAAAGGGACGACGCCGAATAAAGAGGAACGGCGGGATgagaagaaggaacaaattgCCGCCTCCCCTCGAAGGGCTAACACTACTCTGAGCGAACAGGACACCAAAAAGAGACAcagggaaaaggagaaacattttcaaaataagaaaaattacgaatttaaaaaacttgtGTCGTCCACCATTAATACGTGCCACCCGAAAATTAAAAGCGCAAATGATACGGAGGATATTCTGCGCaacatggaaaaaatttcccaaATTGTCATCCTGGATGATagaaggaggggaagcggcgccaACGAgtcggaggaggaggaagagagcGCCAACAGCCTCTACGACGATGTGGATAACATCCTGGACGACCGGAAAAAAATCtacatgaagaaaaaaaatgaatacctTATGAGGAAGACCCAAAGGGATGGCTTCACGGACACGGCGGAGAATAAAAAGGGGTCACAAGAAAGCGGCACGGGGAACCCAACCGGTGAGCAAAAAAGCAGCGCCGGGAGGACCACCCCCGCTGAGGCCAAAGCTGCAAAGGCAGAGGGAGAGGCAGAACGAACCGATTTCATGTACTACCTAAATCACGACATGATAGAGCTGAATGAAAATGTGTTCAAATTGTACCACGGGACCTGCGACTACACCCACCGAAACCTGTGCGCAAGGAACATCATCAACATCGTGCCCCACCTGCACAACATATATGAGCGTAAAAATTTGAGCTACATAAAGGACTCGCCAAATTTTCAAGAAGTATACAGGGTTGTCCCCGAGTGGAAGAACTCCTTCGAGATGCTAAACAAAAAAGCGCAACAAGACACAGAGGATATGAAAAATGTGCTCAGAAGGATCGAGAACATCCAAAATGATTTGGACGAATTGGGGAGAGATCTCAcagaagataaaaaagaatttgaaaatataaaattcgAAACGGTGCAACACGAATCGATGATAAccaatttggaaaagaaaagtaaaacACTCATCAAGGGAGTACTCAAATTAGATAACATGTCctttaagttaaaaaaaatacataacaTCACtacaaataatatgaacaatTTTACCATTGTGGAGTATGTAAATAGGTTGCTAAAATATATGGATGGTGCTCTCACCGATTATTCGCAACTCTTTTCAGAGGAGAAGACGATGGACATTCTGCGATTCCAGCCGATAGATAATGTGTATAACTTTCTCACAAACACAGATGATGAGTCCTGCTTCATTATGAGTCTCCTGAGAGAGGAGCTAAAAGACATGATACTGGAGAAGAAAGAGCAAATGCAAAATATTATCAGGAGGACCACGCTATACAATGCGTACGATACGAACAGCTACAAGGAGCACATCACCAACACGCTGAATAAACAGACGCTAATTATAAATCGGCTAAAGTGCAACATCCACAGTAATGTAATTTTGCTCTTCCAAATGTATGAAAagtttgcgaaaaaaaatttgaaagttgtaaaaattggggaaaatcaaataaaaaattacctaaATGAGGAAACGAAAGCGTCTTACATTATCAAATCTgttaatgataataataaaaaaatctccaaatattttaactgCATTAATTTTACTCGGAACAAACCAATTATTCATCCCTTCTTTATACACTTCTGTTTAAGTGACAATTTTGTGCATCATTTTATTACCTTCATTTTGGATCCCCTACCGGATGATCACCAGAAAAATTTCCTACAGTATTGTTCCGTGCCTGGTTTTAATTCCCCATTAtttgttgaaaaaattgttaaactGTACAGGCAGGAAGAGCAATTTACCAAAAGTGACACGACGTATGACTTTAGGTCTGCCTACTCTAGAATTATCCTCCCCGATTACCCAAACGTTTGTAATAATTCCTACCCTAATCAGCAGTACGAACGATGGAATGAAGAAAACCAGTACTTGATAGCTTTGAAAACGGCCTCGGATTGCTGCTTCAAATCGCTGCTAGAGAACAACCAATTTGATCACCTCTCCTCCATGGACTCGAATAACGCCTTCAATTTGTTTCACTACATACCGGAAGCGATAACAAATATGAGCAGCGGTTCGGCTGTTCCTAATCAAGCGAGCTACTCCCCCCTTCATAGTAACAACAATTTCAATTTCAGCATGAGCAGCGGTGGTCCCCTCTCCTTTGGAATGGCAAACTTTGGTGCTTCCAACAAATTCGGGCTCTCTTCCTCATTTGCTAACAACAGCATGATGGTGAATAACGGCTCCGCGCTCGGTAGCAGTGCTAGCGGGATGTTTGCGCGGAGTGGCGGAAACCCCTTTCCCGcttgtgcttcttccccggCTGGGGTGTTCGGCAGTTTTAATGCAGCCCCCACGACGAGTGGTATGAACCAGTTTGGAGGTCCCTCCCAGTTTGGCAGCCCGAGCAACACGTTTAACCCGAGCAGCGCCAGCTCTCTGAGCGTGAGCGGATTTAACCAAAACAGAAGCAACTCCTTCGTTGGGGGGATGCTGGGAAGTGCCAACTCGGTGGCCACTGCCGGCAACGCGACCCAGCTGGGAGGCAGCTCCAGCATGTTTGGGGGCGCTGCGAATACTTCAGCTGGCATGTTCGGAAGTAACTTCAAGCCGGGCGTGGCGAGCAGCATGTTTGGGAATAATCCAGCCGGCAATGTAAGCGGTAATGTAAGCGGCAATCTAGCCGCCAGTCTAGCCGCTAATCAACCCGCTAACCAACCCGCTAACCAACCCGGCGGGGGGGCGAGTAACCTGTTTGGAGCCGGCGGAAGCGCGAGCAGCGGGAACTTCTTCAACAGCGGTAGTGGCAGCGGGGCGTTGGGAATGTCAACCAACACGGGACTGTTTAACCAGGGCAGCAGCGCCAACACGAATTCCCCCCTCTTCGGTGGCCTCTCCTCAAGCAGTGCAAACATGGCGAATGCGCAGTTCGCGAAAAGCGGGCAAATGGGCTCAAGTAATTTATTCAACAGCGGCCCCAGCGCGGCGGCCGGCATGGGCATCAGCAGCCTAAGCAACAACAGTGGCAACATGTTCGGCTCGCTTAACAATCAGTCCAACACGAACATGTTCGCTAGTAACAATAATAGTGGCACCCCCTTCGGAAAGAACTTCTCCACTGGGAGTGGCTCTCAACTGAAGGATAGCATGTTCCCATCCGCTCAGCCATCCAGCAGGAACCAAATGATGAGTAGCAATTTCTTTTCCGCAAATAAGGACATGATGAGTACGGCGACGAATAgtggctcttttttttcgaacaCTACGGGAAACACCCCCACAGGTGTGAATAGCGGCGCGTCTGCATTTGGAAGTAAGCAGAACTTTGGCACGCCCGACATGATCTCTGGAGGAATGAACTCAAGTCATGCCAGCCAAAGTGGAAACCTCTTCAATAGGGGTGGCATGTATGATGGCCAAATGTCAGCCGTTCCTGGGGCCACCACCTTTAACAACCTCAGTAGCAACAGCGGTAGCAGAATGGACAATTCCCTTTCCGCCAACAAGTATGGGAACTACTTCCAGAATAATGGCCCCTCCAAAAGCAACATCTTTGCTGCAGGGGCGAATAACCTCTCAAGCGGCAGCAACACCAGCCTGTTTCAAGCCAATTCGAGCAATAAAAATAGCCACATGTTTAGCAACCCCGGTAGTAACAACCCCCCCATGGGAAGTATGTTCGCCAGCAGCGTCGGCAGTGGCAACGTGGGCGGTGGAAACCTCAGCAGCTTATCCTATAACAACAGCGGCAATAGAAATGCCATGAGCAACCTGCTGAGTGCCCAAAATAACAGCCAGTTCAGATCGCCCCTAGGAATGATGGGCGGAAACAACCCCCCCGCCAACAACAGTAATAACTTGTTCCTGCCTAACCACAATAATTCCTCCTTCATGTTCCCaaatcaaaataaaggaataaGTAACCCCACGACacatgaaaataaattgtttCAAAATGCAGGTAGCAGTTTTCTCGCCAACAACAAACCCGGAATGGCATCACCGTCCAACATGTCCAGCATGTCCAGCAGCTTCTTTCAGAAAAGCACCTGTTCTTCTCTCAACCAGAGCAAAGGTTCCATGCCAACGTTtggcagcagcagcaacccCGGCAACTTCGGGCTGGTCAACCATAACGCCGGCATTATGGGCGGCAACATTGGTGGCAGCATGGGTGGCAACATCGGTGGTAGCATCAGTGGCAACGTCGGTGGTAGCATCAGTGGCAACATCAGTGGTAGCATCCCCGGCAGCAGCAATGTTAACCGGTTCCAGCAGAACAGCTCGTCTAACTTCCCCTCAGCCTTCAGCCCCTCTAACAAGGGCAACACCATCTTTTCGAGGTAA
- a CDS encoding hypothetical protein, conserved (encoded by transcript PVX_115165A), translated as MGGENFWKNIKQVTFSDFPVDAIPAVYSGSYLLMNSEYEKFILVCSREDPNGSERSSDGEVKAVPFSELQLLGRCKFSFDEGNTWKEGATRMYSDELSNDDGGEDSTELSGDNTWESVKEVNISAEEDVKLEDQVKEKSQQGAPPSHATQLSLTQMGGKLAIKAVNVRNGGSSSKTVILVCNSLYKNDLYCDKMKLQINDKYILHTYEVVNGYHMAVLREKNGTHLVPSFVYNLSETFEPILHYKSEKNREGKSDVGEGNPLDKAAYEFVSAKGEVVYLFCHTVGGHNKVIKINAPERKPGCEVLPDGEANKGYSHTFSIQNMQNERICKVPTSELGTTQDGFFKVFYVTLPKGVSLNGDCFTFSFSKELKSEYHTAVVRRANGGSAPHEGEAQFYFPLYYSKFLYNYKKTYCTLSNGLKIAVEFDYIRNILDLNYADENDVIKIGSNDTVVHAKRRYVQEKGGDVFPRGTYLNSYLPFEKEYVISNFVPEGVNQTSSIVLPHGAVRKLHFVQGGEVLPYDGIDLLAISPNYKKLTKYEMNRKSIDVIVSNFKSEEKIIGLVCPVSSQDEGLTCFDKVYLQKGGRLHNIGFVFGSNDIFVIPQRRLLRPGGKEAMESLLYLNKRNVDKLKKEKQIIHFSCECKGGEGTEPVHVNYYVSAHYDYEFVKAQVGKPGGSAFVNGHLVEQRGEAGREGTPGKTADSADLTISDEDLNLEEGLPMFGQNVLLTMLGGGSSKGHPHGASANVLNTIICTFFVLVLLACLHVGWLSRKGS; from the coding sequence atggggggagaaaatttttggaaaaatataaaacaagtGACTTTTTCGGATTTCCCTGTGGATGCAATTCCGGCGGTGTACTCAGGGTCTTACCTACTTATGAACAGCGAGTATGAGAAGTTCATTTTGGTATGCTCGAGGGAGGACCCAAATGGGAGTGAACGTAGCAGCGATGGTGAGGTGAAGGCAGTGCCCTTTTCAGAACTGCAGCTGTTGGGTAGGTGCAAATTTTCGTTTGACGAGGGGAACACATGGAAGGAGGGTGCAACCAGGATGTACAGCGATGAGTTGAGCAATGATGATGGGGGCGAGGATAGTACAGAGTTGAGCGGTGATAACACATGGGAGAGTGTTAAAGAGGTGAATATCTCAGCGGAGGAAGATGTAAAATTGGAGGACCAAGTCAAGGAGAAATCCCAACAAGGGGCGCCCCCTAGCCATGCCACCCAGTTAAGTCTAACGCAAATGGGAGGGAAGCTAGCCATAAAAGCTGTAAATGTTCGAAATGGTGGCAGCTCCAGCAAGACAGTAATACTCGTGTGCAACAGTCTATACAAAAACGACCTCTACTGTGATAAGATGAAGCTGCAAATAAATGATAAGtacattttgcacacttACGAAGTGGTGAATGGATACCATATGGCCGTTttgcgagaaaaaaatgggaccCACTTGGTACCTTCATTTGTTTACAACTTGAGCGAGACGTTTGAGCCGATTCTTCATTATAAGAGTGAGAAAAACAGGGAAGGCAAAAGTGACGTAGGTGAGGGAAACCCCTTAGACAAAGCAGCATACGAATTTGTTTCGGCCAAGGGAGAGGTGGTATACCTATTTTGCCACACAGTGGGTGGGCATAACaaagtgataaaaataaacgcccCAGAGAGGAAGCCAGGGTGCGAAGTACTCCCAGATGGGGAAGCCAACAAGGGGTACTCTCACACCTTTTCAATTCAGAACATGCAAAATGAGCGCATTTGTAAAGTGCCCACATCGGAGCTTGGAACGACGCAAGATGGCTTTTTCAAAGTGTTCTACGTGACTTTGCCTAAGGGGGTATCCCTAAATGGTGACTGCTTTACGTTCTCCTTCAGTAAGGAGCTGAAGAGTGAGTACCACACAGCTGTGGTGAGGAGGGCCAACGGGGGAAGTGCCCCCCACGAAGGGGAAGCCCAGTTTTACTTCCCCTTGTATTactccaaatttttatacaactATAAGAAGACCTACTGCACGTTAAGCAATGGCCTAAAAATTGCTGTCGAATTTGATTACATTAGGAACATTCTAGATTTAAATTATGCGGACGAAAATGATGTTATCAAAATTGGTAGCAACGATACTGTGGTGCATGCGAAGAGGAGGTATGTTCAGGAGAAGGGGGGAGATGTATTCCCCAGGGGAACTTACTTAAACTCTTATCTACCCTTTGAAAAAGAATACGTCATTTCTAATTTTGTTCCCGAGGGTGTAAATCAGACCAGCAGTATAGTGCTGCCCCATGGGGCCGTTAGGAAGTTACATTTTgtacaggggggggaagtcctcCCCTATGATGGCATCGATTTGTTGGCTATCTCACcgaattataaaaagttaaCCAAATATGAGATGAACAGAAAATCGATAGATGTCATCGTTTCGAATTTCAAAAGTGAGGAGAAAATTATCGGATTGGTTTGCCCCGTCAGTTCGCAGGATGAGGGGCTGACCTGTTTCGATAAGGTGTACCTACAGAAGGGGGGTCGTCTCCACAACATTGGATTTGTGTTTGGCAGTAAcgacatttttgtaattcccCAGAGGAGGCTGCTCAGGCCAGGTGGGAAGGAGGCCATGGAGTCTCTGCTATATTTGAACAAACGTAATGTAGACAAactgaagaaggaaaaacagaTTATTCACTTTTCCTGTGAATGTAAGGGGGGTGAGGGGACAGAGCCGGTGCACGTGAATTATTACGTCTCGGCGCATTACGACTACGAGTTTGTTAAGGCGCAGGTGGGAAAGCCGGGGGGGAGCGCCTTCGTTAATGGGCATCTTGTGgagcagaggggggaagcggggaGAGAGGGCACGCCTGGCAAGACGGCCGACTCGGCCGACTTGACCATCTCTGATGAGGACCTTAACCTGGAGGAAGGTCTTCCCATGTTCGGGCAGAATGTACTTCTTACCATGCTGGGTGGTGGTAGCTCAAAGGGGCACCCCCACGGCGCAAGCGCTAACGTATTGAATACCATCATCTGCACCTTTTTTGTACTTGTGCTGTTGGCCTGTTTGCACGTAGGGTGGTTAAGTCGGAAGGGGTCTTAG
- a CDS encoding hypothetical protein, conserved (encoded by transcript PVX_115160A) — protein MENRECEIRILNGTSCSFYRYMHSVKHGIWLVNPPECLKIKGEEKCIAKFTKTMGNFYGIVQYCVVINNEEYILNARFDIPLLGDNTASAVLGMNIKNDKAQMLSQQSYFIVKHSFDNTYNSKFYISILETDEGKRFIEYHKKKLKKGLLRILNIRIIEEKERLKYERSVNSCARKKEGGHSCGYSSYANEEDGLLRDRQIYSSYRNEDIMEILPLSFIVNIKNYEWKKRLRKAHKSLYILIINFTRQTLTLSDSKGSKSSILTEGNWVELPSQKISPMRCTEFGCNSDGMFSSINGFCKYNFMNESCYLNIFWDINSVNSKIKCSIKNTTKYTIIKNVEIFNECTAVFHILEYYYYPPIKILECKALTNNIINKYGITKENVDANLSVIYQCSINVIRQFCQYLQNNASYENGSNEDFINPGDFGRVMCDDVYGCDEDDLRSHGGGGSNFTNMTSLTSLTNFTHLGKLGNRGNYGNLGNIGNLGGMVPSPLSNLGKMKSYLSLYSNAVEEMMHKSQHLDKAKIADDIISLKNNKRVYSLDRSGGGGGGVGSGVDAVGSGRANYLRHADLRASMMQDKGFHLLKKRNATSSSLYINRRQTFTNINITAARDFFCYMHGNNYSNNIPINSYLYISWNIGNIIYRNLYNSSENIIINAHSLLSSHNINDDVILKLRIDDNNRRIYPFNLIHSLLMNTQSSIYINNEYVLLDIILNIFHLLSTHLSPIIERTLEAEYGNKWLVDSKIPKSNIWEKSKGKNELDIEGIIHIITTYWLDVFEKKIKNMEILDNLQKASIFWANQEIDQFDQEFVKKLIESSSLLLKLFGDYGAAKSIEKLYYNKYSIFNDICVE, from the coding sequence ATGGAAAACAGAGAATGCGAAATACGGATTTTGAACGGCACGAGCTGCTCATTTTACAGGTACATGCACTCAGTAAAGCATGGAATTTGGTTGGTGAATCCCCCAGAGTGTTTAAAGATcaagggagaagaaaaatgcatCGCCAAGTTTACCAAAACGATGGGGAACTTTTACGGCATTGTACAATACTGCGTAGTGATAAATAACGAAGAGTACATTTTGAACGCCCGTTTTGACATCCCGCTTCTGGGAGACAACACAGCTTCGGCCGTCCTTGgaatgaacataaaaaatgacaaggCACAAATGCTATCGCAGCAAAGTTACTTCATAGTGAAACACAGTTTCGATAATACGTATAAtagcaaattttatataagcaTTTTGGAGACGGACGAAGGGAAGAGATTTATCGAATACCACaagaagaaattaaaaaaaggtttgCTCAGAATTTTGAACATCCGAATTAtagaggagaaggagaggtTAAAGTATGAGAGGAGTGTGAATAGCTGCGcgagaaaaaaggagggcgGCCACAGTTGCGGTTACAGTAGTTATGCTAATGAGGAGGACGGCCTGCTGAGGGACAGACAGATATATAGCTCCTACCGAAATGAAGATATTATGGAAATTTTGCCGCTAAGTTTTATAGTGAACATTAAGAATTACGAATGGAAGAAGCGGCTGAGAAAGGCACACAAATCGCTGTACATTTTGATCATCAATTTTACCAGGCAAACGTTAACCCTATCGGATAGCAAAGGATCCAAATCGTCCATTTTGACGGAAGGAAATTGGGTAGAATTACCAAGTCAGAAAATATCCCCCATGAGGTGTACCGAATTTGGCTGTAACAGTGATGGCATGTTTTCGAGCATTAACGGATTTTGtaaatacaattttatgaatGAGTCCTGCTATTTGAACATCTTCTGGGATATCAACAGCGTGAATTCTAAGATCAAATGCAGCATTAAGAACACCACCAAGTATACCATAATAAAGAATGTGGAAATATTTAACGAGTGCACCGCtgtttttcacattttggaaTATTACTATTACCCGCcgataaaaattttggagtGTAAAGCTTTGACGaacaatattattaacaAGTACGGCATTACTAAGGAGAACGTGGATGCCAATTTGAGTGTCATCTACCAGTGTAGCATCAATGTGATTCGCCAGTTCTGCCAATATCTGCAGAATAATGCTTCGTATGAGAATGGCTCGAACGAGGATTTCATCAACCCGGGGGACTTCGGAAGGGTGATGTGTGACGACGTGTACGGGTGCGATGAGGACGATTTGAGGAGCCACGGGGGCGGGGGCTCCAACTTTACGAATATGACCAGTTTGACCAGCTTGACAAATTTTACGCATTTGGGAAAGCTCGGCAACCGCGGCAATTATGGCAACCTTGGCAACATTGGCAATTTGGGAGGCATGGTCCCCTCCCCGCTGTCCAACTTgggcaaaatgaagagctACCTGTCACTGTACTCCAACGCAGTCGAGGAGATGATGCACAAGTCGCAGCACCTGGACAAGGCCAAAATCGCCGACGATATCATAAGCCTCAAGAATAACAAGAGGGTTTACAGCCTCGACAGGAGCGGCGGGGGTGGCGGCGGTGTTGGAAGCGGGGTTGACGCGGTTGGAAGCGGCAGAGCCAACTACCTAAGGCACGCCGATTTGCGGGCGAGCATGATGCAGGACAAGGGGTTCCATTTGCtgaaaaagagaaacgcCACGTCGAGTAGCCTCTACATAAACCGGAGACAAACATTCACAAATATTAACATCACCGCGGCGAGGGACTTCTTCTGCTACATGCACGGAAATAATTACTCGAATAACATCCCCATCAACTCCTATTTGTATATCTCCTGGAACATtggaaatattatttacagaAATTTGTATAACTCCagtgaaaatataattattaatgcCCACAGTCTGTTAAGCAGCCACAACATAAACGATGACGTAATTTTGAAGCTTCGAATTGATGACAATAACAGAAGGATCTACCCGTTCAATCTAATTCACTCTCTCCTCATGAACACACAGAGCAGCATTTACATTAACAATGAGTATGTTTTGCTGGACATCATTTTGAATATCTTCCACCTGTTGTCAACCCATTTGTCTCCCATCATAGAAAGGACTTTAGAAGCTGAGTATGGGAACAAATGGCTAGTTGATAGTAAAATCCCAAAAAGTAACATCTGGGAGAAatccaaagggaaaaacgaatTAGACATCGAAGGCATTATTCACATCATAACTACCTACTGGCTTGATgtttttgaaaagaaaattaaaaatatggaaatTTTGGACAACCTACAGAAGGCGTCCATCTTCTGGGCCAATCAAGAGATTGACCAGTTCGACCAAGAGTTTGTGAAGAAGCTGATTGAGAGCTCCTCGCTCCTGCTGAAGCTGTTTGGCGATTACGGCGCGGCCAAGAGTATTGAGAAGCTCTACTACAACAAGTACTCCATTTTTAACGACATCTGCGTGGAGTga
- a CDS encoding hypothetical protein (encoded by transcript PVX_115155A), producing MNLNSKNIVNMSIFASINALYILLYIFNQTFLQVICTLCILLLLLSGLLVFLQVHKVSDYKESDKLEIVSKEIIESCIMYIYELINDKLTLVRKYLLWNNRMENVTVIIVIYSVGNFLSFVNFSVLFYMVTWAIFLYNHINNVYITKICELAHPYYVDLRDQAKYMFDNIPKLKHIKKTI from the coding sequence ATGAATCTGAACTCCAAGAACATCGTGAACATGTCGATTTTCGCGTCGATAAACGCGCTGTACATTTTGCTGTACATTTTCAACCAGACATTTCTGCAAGTGATATGCACGCTATgcattttgctcctcctgtTGAGTGGGCTACTTGTATTTTTGCAAGTACATAAGGTGTCAGATTATAAGGAGAGTGACAAGCTGGAAATTGTCTCCAAGGAAATCATCGAGAGCTGTatcatgtacatatatgaatTGATAAATGACAAGTTAACTTTGgtaagaaaatatttactaTGGAACAACCGCATGGAAAATGTGACTGTAATTATTGTGATTTACTCTGTGGGCAATTTCCTCTCCTTTGTAAATTTCAGCGTCCTTTTTTACATGGTCACTTGggccatatttttatataaccaTATTAACAATGTGTACATAACGAAGATTTGCGAATTGGCCCACCCCTACTACGTGGACTTGAGGGACCAGGCCAAGTACATGTTCGACAACATCCCCAAGTTGAAGCACATAAAGAAAACCATATAG